The DNA region CCGGCGGTGTGCCTCAGACCGTCTCCGGGAGCTCCTCGAGCCCCTCGGCGACCAGCTTCGCCAGCCGGTCAAGGGCGGCCTCGGAGTCGTCCGCCTCGGACGCGAGCACGATCTCCTCGCCGCCCTGCGCGCCCAGACCGAGCACCGCGAGCATGGAGGCGGCGTTCACCGGATTGCCGTCCGCCTTGGCGATGGTGACCGGGACGCCCGAAGCCGTGGCGGCACGGACGAAGATGGAAGCGGGGCGGGCGTGCAGGCCCTCGGCCCAACCGACGTTGACGCGGCGCTCAGCCATGGTTCTGCCCTTCACGTTCAGTGGTTGTCTAGACCAAATCGTTGTCTAGACCAGTCTCTCATGCGGTACGTACTGCCGTGTGCGGTTCCCGCACAGGCCGGCCACACGACGGCCGGTCCCGGCCACCAGCCTCTCGCACCGGGCGGATTCCCGTGCCGTCGGCCCCGGCCGGGTGGCCTCCTCCGCGCCCGGTCCGGCGAGTCGTAGGCTTCCTCCATGGAGCCCACGCCGGAGCAGAGTCCGCACCACGCGTACCCCGACCACTGGGAAGCGGACGTGGTCCTCCGCGACGGAGGCACCGCCCGCATCCGGCCCATCACCACGGACGACGCCGAGCGGCTGGTCCACTTCTACGAACAGGTCTCCGACGAGTCGAAGTACTACCGCTTCTTCGCCCCGTATCCGCGTCTCTCCGCCAAGGACGTGCACCGCTTCACCCATCACGACTACGTCGACCGGGTGGGGCTGGCGGTCACAATCGGCGGCGAGTTCATCGCCACCGTCCGCTACGACCGGATCGACGCGCGGGGCAGGCCCGCCTCCGCCCCCGCGGACGAGGCGGAGGTCGCCTTCCTCGTCCAGGACGCGCACCAGGGCCGCGGGGTGGCCTCCGCGCTCCTGGAACACATCGCGGCGGTCGCCCGGGAGCGAGGCATCCGCCGCTTCGCCGCGGAGGTACTGCCCGCCAACAACAAGATGATCAAGGTGTTCCGGGACGCCGGCTACACCCAGCAGCGCAGCTTCGAGGACGGCTCCGTCCATCTGACGCTGGGCCTGGAGCCCACCGCCGAGTCGCTCGCCGTCCAGCGCGCCCGTGAGCAGCGCGCCGAGGCGCGGTCCGTGCAGCGGCTGCTGGCGCCCGGGTCGGTGGCGGTCGTCGGTGCGGGGCGTACTCCCGGAGGCGTGGGCCGCACGGTCCTGCGCAACCTCCTCGGCTCGGGCTTCACCGGACGGGCGTACGCGGTGAACCGTTCCTTCGCCCCGGACCTGGCCACGGTCGACGGGGTGCCCGCGTACCGATCGGTGGGAGAGATCGGCGAGCGGGTCGACCTGGCTGTCGTCGCCGTACCGGCCGACCGGGTGCCGCAGGCCGTCGCCGACTGCGGCGAGCACGGCGTCCGCGGCCTGGTCGTCCTGTCCGCCGGTTACGCCGAGCGCGGCGCCGAGGGGCGCGAGCTGCAGCGGGAACTGGTCCGCCAGGCCCGGTCGTACGGCATGCGGATCATCGGGCCGAACGCCTTCGGGGTCATCAACACCGCCGCACCCGTCCGGCTGAACGCCTCCCTCGCCCCCGAGTCACCCGCCGCCGGGCGCATCGGGCTGTTCACCCAGTCCGGCGCGATCGGGATCGCCCTGCTGTCGGGCCTGCACCGGCGCGGCGCGGGGCTCTCGACGTTCATCTCGGCCGGGAACCGCGCCGACCTGTCCGGCAACGACTTCCTGCAGTACTGGTTCGAGGACCAGGAGACCGATGTCGCGCTGCTCTACCTGGAGTCCTTCGGCAACCCCCGCAAGTTCCACCGGCTCGCGCGCCGGACCGCCGCCGTGAAGCCCGTGGTCGTGGTGAAGGGGGCCCGGCACAGCGGTTCCACCCCGCCGGGGCACGCGGTACCGGTCAGCCGGATCCCCGACGCGACGGTCTCCGCGCTGATGCGGCAGGCGGGCGTCATCCGCGTGGACACGGTGACGGAGATGGTCGACGTCGGCCTGCTCCTCGCCGACCAGCCCCTCCCGGACGGGCCCCGGGTGGCGATCCTCGGCAACTCCGAGTCGCTGGGGCTCCTCACGTTCGACGCCTGCCTGGCGGAGGGCCTGCGCCCGCGCCCGCCCCGGGACCTCACGACGGAGGCCGAACCCCAGGACTTCCGGGACGCGTTGGCCGAGGCGCTGGCCGACACGACGTGCGACGCGGTGGTCGTCACCGCGATCCCCTGGGTGGGGGAGAACGGCGAGTCCCACACGGGCGACGGGGAGGTGCTGGCCACGGCCCTGCGCGAGGCGGCCGCCACCGGCCCGGCGAAGCCCGTGGCGGTGGTGCACGTCGAGATGGGCGGCCTGGCCCAGGCCCTGGCCGCGGCCACCAGCACGGCCACCCCGCCGCGGTCCGGACCCCCGGCCACGGTGCCGGGCGGAAGCCTCCCGACGCGCGTCGACGGGCCGCCCGCTCCCGGGGCGCCACCCACGCAGGCCGGCCCCGCGAGTGAGCGGCAGGGCGCCGGAGGCGTGCGCCGGCACGGTACGGCGGCCCCGGGCGGCCCCCCGGTCACCCCCGGCGGCCTGACCGCCGGCCCCGCAGGCCCGGCCGCGGCACACGACGGCCCCTCCGCCACCCCGGGCGGCCCGGTGGCCGCCACCGGCGGTCCCGGCGCACCGACCGGTGCGAAGGCGGCACGCATCCCCGCCTACCCCGCCGCCGAGCGAGCCGTCCGGGCGCTCGCCGAGGCCGTGAAATACGCCCAGTGGCGGCGCCAGGCCGCCGCCCCCGGCAAGGTCCCCGAGTCCCTCGACGAGGCCATCGACGAGCACGCGGCCGCCGCACGCATCGACGCGCTGCTCGGTTCCGGTACCGACCCCCGGGGCCGCCCCCTCACCCAGGAGGAGGCCGTCGACCTGCTCGGCCTCTACGGCATCACCGTGCGGCCCGGGCTCCCGGCCCCCGACGTGGAGACCGCCGTCGCCGCCGCCGGGCGGCTCGGCCACCCGGTGGCGCTCAAGACCACCGCGCCCCATCTGCGCCACCGCCCGGACCTGGGCGGTGTCCGGCTCGACCTCGTGGACGAGGACGCGCTGCGCCGGGCCTACGGCGAGCTGACGAACCTGCTGGGCACGCCCGCCGAGCTCCGGCCGGTCGTCCAGGCGATGGCGCCCCGGGGAGTCGACACCGTCGTGCGGGCCTCGATCGACGCCGCCGCCGGGGCCGTCCTCTCCTTCGGCCTGGCGGGCGCCGCCTCGGAGCTGCTCGGCGACACCGCCCACCGCCTGGTGCCGGCCACCGACCGGGACGCCGCCGAGCTGATCCGCTCGATCCGGGCCGCGCCCCTGCTGTTCGGCTGGCGCGGATCGGCCCCGGCGGACACCCCGGCGCTCGAGGAACTCGTGCTGAGGGTCTCCCGGCTGGTGGACGACCACCCCGAGGTGGTCTCCGTCGTCCTGGAACCCGTCGTGGTCGCCACCCACGGCCTGACCGTGCTGGGGGCGAGCGTCCGGCTCGCCCCGCCCCCCGCCCGCAACGACCTGGGCCCCCGCCGGCTCCCCAGCTACTGACCGGCACCGCCCCGGCGCGGTACCGCCGACGGGGTCCCCGGCAGTCGGTGGCCCACCGTAGGATGGTGCGTATGGCAAAGACCGGTACGACGACCCAGGGGCTGCGCGCGGCGATCGAGCGCAGTGGCTACTACCCGGCTCTCGTGGCCGAGGCGGTGGAGGCCGCCGTCGGCGGGGAGCCGGTCGCGTCGTATCTGGTGCACCAGGAGACCACCTTCGACTCCAACGAGGTGCGGCGCCATGTCACGGTCCTCGTCCTGACGGACACGCGTTTCATCGTCAGCCACACCGACGAGCAGGCCGCGGACACCAGTTCGCCGACGCCGTACGCCACGACGTCCACGGAATCGGTCAAGCTCGACCGGATCTCGTCCGTCGTGGTCAGCCGCGTGGTCGCCAACCCCGAGAAGTACGTGCCCGGCACGCTGCCCCGCGAGGTCGTCCTGACCATCGGCTGGGGCGCGGTCTCCCGGATCGACCTGGAGCCGGCCGCCTGCGGCGACCCCAACTGCGAGGCCGACCACGGCTACACCGGCAACACCACCGCCGACGACCTGAGCCTGCGGGTCAGCGAGGCCGGTGACGGACCGGACGCCGTGCGCCAGACGCTCGTCTTCGCCCAGTCCCTCTCCGAGGCCACGGCCGCCACCGCGGCGACCGGCCGTTGATGGTCCAGCCGGCCTGGCAGGAGCCCGCTCCGCTCGCTCTCGACAGTGCCCCCGTCCCCGAGTACGGCGGCGGCTCGCTCGCCGATCTCCTGCCGACGCTCGCCGCGGGACAGGGGGTGCCCGGCTTCGAGCCGGTGATCCCGGAGCTCACCCCCGCCGACCGGAACTGCGTCTTCCTGATCGACGGCCTCGGCTGGGAGCAGATCAAGGCGCACCCGGACGAGGCGCCGTTCCTGTACTCCCTGCTCCCGACCTCGCGCGGCGGCACCGGCCGCCCCCTCACGGCGGGCTTCCCCTCCACCACCGCGACCTCGCTGGCCTCGATGGGGACGGGGCGGCCCCCCGGGGAGCACGGCCTGCCCGGCTACACGGCCCGCAACCCGGAGACCGGCGCGCTGATGAACCAGCTGCGCTGGAAGCCGTGGACCGAGCCCCGCGTCTGGCAGCCCTATCCCACCGTCTTCCGGCTCGCCCACGAGGCGGGCGTACGGACGGCGCAGGTCTCCGCCCCCGCGTTCGAGCAGACCCCGCTCACCAGGGTCGCGATCAGCGGCGGGTCCTTCCTCGGCAGGCTCTCCGGGGAGGAACGGATGGACCTCGCCGCCGAACGGCTCGCGGCGGGTGACCGGTCCCTGGTCTACACGTACTACAGCGAGGTCGACGGCAAGGGGCACCGCTTCGGTGTGGACTCCGACGCCTGGCGGGGCCAGCTCATGTACGTCGACGGGCTCGCCCGGCGCCTCGCCGAACAGCTGCCGCCCCGCTCGGCGCTCTACGTCACCGCCGACCACGGCATGATCGACATCCCGTTCGACGAGCGGTCCCGCATCGACTTCGACGAGGACTGGGAGCTGAGCGCCGGAGTGGCGCTGCTCGGCGGCGAGGGCCGCGCCCGTCATGTCTACGCCGTGCCGGGGGCCGAGGCCGATGTGCTGGCCGTCTGGCGCGAGGTGCTCGGTGAGCAGTTCTGGGTGGCGAGCCGCGACGAGGCGGTGGCGGCCGGCTGGTTCGGTCCGCACGTCGACGAACGGGTCCACGGCAGGATCGGCGACGTGGTGGCGGCCGCCCACGACGACGTGGTGATCACCGCGTCGGTCAACGAGCCGCACGAGTCCGCGATGGCCGGTGTGCACGGTTCACTGACGGCCGTGGAACTGCTCGTCCCGCTCCTCGAAGTACGCTCGTAGCCGCGTTTCCCGCCTCTCCCGCACGCCATCCGAAAGGTGCTCGACCTCTCATGCCCGAGCTTGTGTTCTTCTCCGGAACGATGGACTGCGGAAAGAGCACGCTGGCGCTGCAGATCGCCCACAACCGGTCGGCGAGGGGGCTGCGGGGTCTGATCTTCACCCGGGACGACCGTGCGGGGGAGGGGAAGCTCTCTTCACGGCTCGGGCTGGTGACCGAGGCGGTCGAAGCCGTGCAGGGCATGGACCTGTACGCGTACGTCGTCGACCGGGTGTCGCGGGGCGGCAGGATCGATTACCTGATCGTGGACGAGGCGCAGTTCCTGGAGCCGGTTCAGATCGATCAACTGGCGCGGGTCGTGGATGACTTGGGCCTGGACGTGTTCTCCTTCGGTATCACCACCGACTTCCGCACGAAGCTCTTCCCCGGCTCACGCCGTCTGATCGAGCTGGCGGACCGCGTCGAGACGCTGCAGGTGGAGGCGATGTGCTGGTGCGGGGCGCGTGCCACGCACAACGCCCGTACGGTGGGCGGCGAGATGGTGGTGGAAGGCGAGCAGGTCGTGGTGGGTGACGTGAGCAGCCCCGTCGCGGAGGTCGGCTACGAGGTGTTGTGCCGACGTCACCATCGCCGCCGTATGACGAGCGGTTCCGTCCGCGCCGGCGCGCTCTCCCCGGACGTCCTGCCGGTGGCCTCCGACTGAGGGGTCTCGCCCGAACAGGCCCTGGCTCACCGGGCGGTGGTCCCCGGAGCCCCGCGCTCCGGCCCCCGGCCGGCGGCAGTAGGCCGGAGGGGGCAGCGGCGGCCTCCGGCGCCGTCACCGAAGAACGCTCCGGCCCGTAGCGGGCTGTTCGGGCCGGTCTCACGCGGCGTCGACGGTGATGGCCCCGTTGCTCGTCCTCAGGTCGAGTTCGTACTGCCCGGACGGATCGGTGGGGATGTTGATCTTCCTTTCCCCGTTGTCGCTCCTGGCCTTCACGGTGTACCGCGCGGTCGGAGCCGTGATCCTGATCTCGCCGTTGGACGTCTCGGCCCGTACGTCCTGCGCCGTGACGGGGGTGAGGGTGATGCTCCCGTTGGACGTCTTGGCCCGGATCCCCTTGCCGCGGAGCCCGGTTCCGGTGATCCGTCCGTTGCTGGTCTCGACGTCCACGGTGCCGGCGACCTCGTCCATCTCGATGTGCCCGGAGCTGGTGTTCACCTCCACCGGGCCCACGTCGACCAGGCGGACCGCGCCGGACGAGGTACCGCCCGTCACGGGCAGGCCCGCCGGCAGGTCGACGCTGTAGTCCACCGAGCAGTCCCGGCCGCAGCCGCCCAGCACCAGGACGCCGTTGTCCACCCGGTGGGTCGCGCCACTCGGCTTCTTGCTGTGGTAGGTGACGGATCGGTGCAGGGACACGTCCCCGGTGTTCTTCCCGCCGTTCAGCGTGACACCGCCCGAACTGCTGTCCAGACGCACGGAGGTGATCTTCTCCGGCACCTTCGCGTCGTCGGTGAAGGTCTCCCCCGTCAGCGATCCGCACGAGCTGAGCCCGAGCACACAGATGCCGGCCGTCGCGACGGCCCCGACGATACGGAACTGCTGGCGCATGAATTCCCCCACTGCACTGGTACGGACCGGCTGCCGGACCGTCATGGACCGGCGCGGCACGACGCTATCCGTATCCTCCGAGGCCGGGCCATGGGGCAAACCCCCGGTTCCGACCGGCAGTTGTGTTCCCTGTCCGAACGGGCACTCGATGCCGGGTCGGCCCCGCACCGGCGCACCGGGCGGGTGACCGCGGCGCCCGGCCGCCGTCAGCGCGCGGACGTCCGGCGGATCGCGAACACCGCGCCCTCCGGGTCCGCGACGGTGGCCTGCCTGCCTCCGGCGGCCTCCCGGGGCGGCTGGAGCACCTGCCCGCCGAGCTCCGCCACACGGGCGGCGGCCTCGTCGGTGTCGGCCACCTCGAAGTACGTCATCCAGTGCGGTCCCCGGTCGCGCGGCAGGCCGTGGCCCACCCCCTGGAGGGCGGCGACCGGGCGGCCGTCCAGGGTCAGGGTCTGGTGGTCGAAGTCGGCCGAGACGACCGCCTCCGCCTCGAAACCGAAGACGGCCTGGTAGAACTTGGCGACCGACGAGGTCTCCCGGGTCACCAGTTCGTTCCAGACGGGGGTGCCCGGAGCCCCGGCCAGTGCCGTGCCGAGGTGTTCACCGGCCTGCCAGACGCCGAAGACCGCGCCGCCCGGGTCGGACGCGATGGCGAGGCGGCCCGCCCGGCCCGCGTCGAGCGGTCCGACGGCCACCGTGCCCCCGCAGGAGCGGATCGCCTCGCCGGTCGCGTCCGCGTCCTCGGAGGCGAGATAGGTCGTCCACGCGATCGGGAGGTGCCGGCCGGGCGCCAACTGACCGATGCCCGCGACCTCCTTGCCGTTCAGCAGCGCGCGTACGTAGGGCCCCAGTTCATCGGGGCCGGGCCTGAACTCCCAGCCGAACAACCGGCCGTAGAACTCCTCGGTCGCGCGCAGTCCGTGCACGATCAGACTCACCCAGCACGGAGCTCCTGGTGCGCGCCGGGCGGTAGCCTCGGTCATCTTCTGTTCTCTCCTCGTACCATCGGGGTGGCCGTACGGGGGAAACGGAGCCGGTACGTCGTCCAGCGGCAGGGACACGCGCCCCCGGGCTTTGTGCAGATGCTCGCACCACCAAGGTCCCCGGACGCTCGGGCCGCGCCGCGTTTCGGGCTCCCGGCCACCAGGGAGCGGCCTTTGTCACGGAACGTCCCCATCCGTATCGCACCCTGGAGGGGGGCTCCTGCGCGAAGATGGCGGCTATGAAGCCCATCATCACGGTATCCGAATACATGAGCGAATCCACGGGGGCGCGTCCGCCGGTACTCCTGGACGTCCGCTGGCGGCTGGGCGGCCCGCACGGCCGCGCCGACTACGACGCCGGGCACATCCCCGGCGCGGTGTTCGTCGACCTCGACGCGGAACTCGCCGGTCCGCCCGGGCGCGGCGGCCGGCACCCGCTGCCCGACCCGGAGGTCTTCGGAGCCGCCATGCGCCGCGCCGGCGTCTCCCGGGACACCCCCGTGGTGGTGTACGACGGCGGACAGGGCTGGGCGGCGGCGCGCGCCTGGTGGCTGCTGCGCTGGGCGGGCCACCCCGGCGTCCGGGTACTGGACGGGGGCCTCGCGGCCTGGACCGGTGACCTCACCACGAAGACACCCGAGCCGGTCGCGGGCGACTTCCGGCCCCAGCCCGGCGGGCTGCCGCTGCTGGACGCGGACGAGGCCGCCGCACTCGCCGAGTCCGGCCTGCTGCTCGACGCGCGGGCCGCGGAGCGGTACCGGGGCGATGTGGAACCGATCGACCGGGTCGGCGGCCACATCCCGGGCGCGGTCTCCGCGCCGACCGCCCAGAACGTCGCCGAGGACGGGCGCTTCCTGCCCGCCGGGACACTGGGCGCCCGGTTCGCCGGACTGGGCGTGGCCCCCGGCACCGAGGTCGGTGTGTACTGCGGTTCGGGCGTCTCGGGTGCCCACGAGGTGCTGGCCCTGGAGATCGCCGGGTACCGGGCCGCCCTCTACGCGGGCTCCTGGTCCGAGTGGTCCTCGGACGAGTCCCGTCCCGTCGCCACGGGGCCCGATCCCCGCTGACCCGACCGGTGCCGGACATGCCGAGGGGGCCGTACGCGGTGGCGTACGGCCCCCTCGGCCGGGTGGGGCACCCTCAGTCCTGCTTCTTCCGGCGTGTGCCGAAAACGATCTCGTCCCAGCTGGGCACCGCGGCCCGGCGCCCGGGGCGCACGCCGTCGGCCTCCGCCTGCCGGTCCGTCGTGCCGGTCAGCCGGTCCCGGTGACCGGCGACCGCGCGCGGCATCAGCACGTCCGCGTACGCCGAACCGGCGCCCGCGGCCGCCGCCGGGGGATCGTCGGCTTCCGGTCCGCCGGTGGCCGGCTCGATCGCGGGCGGCTCCGGCTGTATGGGCCGCTCCGGCACGATCATGTCGCCACGGAAGCTCGGCACCGCCTCCAGGAGGCTGGTCAGCGAGTCGCGCTCGTCGGCCGACACACCGCTGACGCGCTCCTCCGGCTCCGGCGGCGGGGGAGCGGGGCGCTCGATCTGCCGGTCGAGCGCACGGTCCATCGGCCGGTCGCGCGGCAGCCGGGCGATCCGGGGGACGAACGGAAAGCTGGGCTCGGGCGCGGCCACCTCGTCGGTCTCACCGATCAGCGAGCGCGCCTCGTCGTCCACGGCCTGCACCAGTCGGCGCGGCGGGTCGTACGTCCAGCTCGCCGAATGAGGTTCGCCCGCGACCCGGTAGACGAGGAGGACCTCCCAGGTGCCGTCGTCGCGGCGCCAGGAGTCCCACTGGGCGGTCTCCCGGTCGGCGCCGCGCAGCAGCAGACGCTCGTGGACCGCCTCACCGAGCTGGGGTCCGGTGTTCTCGCCGGGACGGCGCACGGGGGTCTTCCGGGCCCGCTCCGCCATGAAGGCGCGTTCCGCCAGGACGGGGCCCTCGAAGCGGCGCACGCGGTCCACCGGGATGCCGGCGAACTGGGCGACCTCCTCGGCGGAGGCGCCTGCTCGTATACGCGCCTGGATGTCCCTGGGGCGGAGGTGGCTCTCCACCTCGATCTCGATCTGGCCGAGCCGGGCGCGGTCGTTGCGCACGGCGGCACGCAGCCGCTCGTCGATCGGCAGCGTGTACTCCGTGCTGTCGGCAGCCTTGAGCACCAGTCGTGTGCCGTCGTTCGAGACGGCCACGACACGCAGTTCGGGCATGGGAACCTCCCGGGTGGTGCCTGCCGACGTCACGTGCGTCGCTGCTTCCGCTAGTCGAGTGTGACCTGCCCGGGTTCAGCCTGCCACAACCTTGCCAAGTTACCCGGCGAGCGGACCTCGGCCCTGGATCCCCAGGAGACACGGTCACCTGTGCGCGACGCGCGGCGACCTGGTGGTCCCCGACGTGTCGCAGGCGCCCGTGCGATGCCGCGGCGCCGCCGGTTCGAGTGCCGCCCTTCGGCCCCCTTCCGCAGGTCCGGACACCCATGCGGGAGTCCGGCCCCAGGGCTCGTCACAGTACTCCATTCGGGCCACCGGGGTGGACCGGCGCGCCGCCGAACTTCTCGGCGGGCACGGGAACGGGCCTACCCGGTTGCCGGTGAATTGCCCCCAATGGGTGTGCTGCTTCACACAATCTACAGAATCGGAACTATCCGCTTCGCCCATAGGTCCCTCACTGGTGCAAGGTGGGGTAGGTGTCGAGCAGGGGCTGGTAATGGTTCAGAAGCCGCAGAGCGGTGCGGAACGCAAGGAAAGGCGCTTCGACCTGAGCGTCCCTCAGGTCGCGGGCAGTGCGCTGG from Streptomyces sp. NBC_01754 includes:
- a CDS encoding HPr family phosphocarrier protein, with translation MAERRVNVGWAEGLHARPASIFVRAATASGVPVTIAKADGNPVNAASMLAVLGLGAQGGEEIVLASEADDSEAALDRLAKLVAEGLEELPETV
- a CDS encoding bifunctional acetate--CoA ligase family protein/GNAT family N-acetyltransferase produces the protein MEPTPEQSPHHAYPDHWEADVVLRDGGTARIRPITTDDAERLVHFYEQVSDESKYYRFFAPYPRLSAKDVHRFTHHDYVDRVGLAVTIGGEFIATVRYDRIDARGRPASAPADEAEVAFLVQDAHQGRGVASALLEHIAAVARERGIRRFAAEVLPANNKMIKVFRDAGYTQQRSFEDGSVHLTLGLEPTAESLAVQRAREQRAEARSVQRLLAPGSVAVVGAGRTPGGVGRTVLRNLLGSGFTGRAYAVNRSFAPDLATVDGVPAYRSVGEIGERVDLAVVAVPADRVPQAVADCGEHGVRGLVVLSAGYAERGAEGRELQRELVRQARSYGMRIIGPNAFGVINTAAPVRLNASLAPESPAAGRIGLFTQSGAIGIALLSGLHRRGAGLSTFISAGNRADLSGNDFLQYWFEDQETDVALLYLESFGNPRKFHRLARRTAAVKPVVVVKGARHSGSTPPGHAVPVSRIPDATVSALMRQAGVIRVDTVTEMVDVGLLLADQPLPDGPRVAILGNSESLGLLTFDACLAEGLRPRPPRDLTTEAEPQDFRDALAEALADTTCDAVVVTAIPWVGENGESHTGDGEVLATALREAAATGPAKPVAVVHVEMGGLAQALAAATSTATPPRSGPPATVPGGSLPTRVDGPPAPGAPPTQAGPASERQGAGGVRRHGTAAPGGPPVTPGGLTAGPAGPAAAHDGPSATPGGPVAATGGPGAPTGAKAARIPAYPAAERAVRALAEAVKYAQWRRQAAAPGKVPESLDEAIDEHAAAARIDALLGSGTDPRGRPLTQEEAVDLLGLYGITVRPGLPAPDVETAVAAAGRLGHPVALKTTAPHLRHRPDLGGVRLDLVDEDALRRAYGELTNLLGTPAELRPVVQAMAPRGVDTVVRASIDAAAGAVLSFGLAGAASELLGDTAHRLVPATDRDAAELIRSIRAAPLLFGWRGSAPADTPALEELVLRVSRLVDDHPEVVSVVLEPVVVATHGLTVLGASVRLAPPPARNDLGPRRLPSY
- a CDS encoding DUF5998 family protein; amino-acid sequence: MAKTGTTTQGLRAAIERSGYYPALVAEAVEAAVGGEPVASYLVHQETTFDSNEVRRHVTVLVLTDTRFIVSHTDEQAADTSSPTPYATTSTESVKLDRISSVVVSRVVANPEKYVPGTLPREVVLTIGWGAVSRIDLEPAACGDPNCEADHGYTGNTTADDLSLRVSEAGDGPDAVRQTLVFAQSLSEATAATAATGR
- a CDS encoding alkaline phosphatase family protein yields the protein MVQPAWQEPAPLALDSAPVPEYGGGSLADLLPTLAAGQGVPGFEPVIPELTPADRNCVFLIDGLGWEQIKAHPDEAPFLYSLLPTSRGGTGRPLTAGFPSTTATSLASMGTGRPPGEHGLPGYTARNPETGALMNQLRWKPWTEPRVWQPYPTVFRLAHEAGVRTAQVSAPAFEQTPLTRVAISGGSFLGRLSGEERMDLAAERLAAGDRSLVYTYYSEVDGKGHRFGVDSDAWRGQLMYVDGLARRLAEQLPPRSALYVTADHGMIDIPFDERSRIDFDEDWELSAGVALLGGEGRARHVYAVPGAEADVLAVWREVLGEQFWVASRDEAVAAGWFGPHVDERVHGRIGDVVAAAHDDVVITASVNEPHESAMAGVHGSLTAVELLVPLLEVRS
- a CDS encoding thymidine kinase, which produces MPELVFFSGTMDCGKSTLALQIAHNRSARGLRGLIFTRDDRAGEGKLSSRLGLVTEAVEAVQGMDLYAYVVDRVSRGGRIDYLIVDEAQFLEPVQIDQLARVVDDLGLDVFSFGITTDFRTKLFPGSRRLIELADRVETLQVEAMCWCGARATHNARTVGGEMVVEGEQVVVGDVSSPVAEVGYEVLCRRHHRRRMTSGSVRAGALSPDVLPVASD
- a CDS encoding DUF4097 family beta strand repeat-containing protein, producing MRQQFRIVGAVATAGICVLGLSSCGSLTGETFTDDAKVPEKITSVRLDSSSGGVTLNGGKNTGDVSLHRSVTYHSKKPSGATHRVDNGVLVLGGCGRDCSVDYSVDLPAGLPVTGGTSSGAVRLVDVGPVEVNTSSGHIEMDEVAGTVDVETSNGRITGTGLRGKGIRAKTSNGSITLTPVTAQDVRAETSNGEIRITAPTARYTVKARSDNGERKINIPTDPSGQYELDLRTSNGAITVDAA
- a CDS encoding VOC family protein, with protein sequence MTEATARRAPGAPCWVSLIVHGLRATEEFYGRLFGWEFRPGPDELGPYVRALLNGKEVAGIGQLAPGRHLPIAWTTYLASEDADATGEAIRSCGGTVAVGPLDAGRAGRLAIASDPGGAVFGVWQAGEHLGTALAGAPGTPVWNELVTRETSSVAKFYQAVFGFEAEAVVSADFDHQTLTLDGRPVAALQGVGHGLPRDRGPHWMTYFEVADTDEAAARVAELGGQVLQPPREAAGGRQATVADPEGAVFAIRRTSAR
- a CDS encoding sulfurtransferase, whose translation is MKPIITVSEYMSESTGARPPVLLDVRWRLGGPHGRADYDAGHIPGAVFVDLDAELAGPPGRGGRHPLPDPEVFGAAMRRAGVSRDTPVVVYDGGQGWAAARAWWLLRWAGHPGVRVLDGGLAAWTGDLTTKTPEPVAGDFRPQPGGLPLLDADEAAALAESGLLLDARAAERYRGDVEPIDRVGGHIPGAVSAPTAQNVAEDGRFLPAGTLGARFAGLGVAPGTEVGVYCGSGVSGAHEVLALEIAGYRAALYAGSWSEWSSDESRPVATGPDPR
- the sepH gene encoding septation protein SepH; translated protein: MPELRVVAVSNDGTRLVLKAADSTEYTLPIDERLRAAVRNDRARLGQIEIEVESHLRPRDIQARIRAGASAEEVAQFAGIPVDRVRRFEGPVLAERAFMAERARKTPVRRPGENTGPQLGEAVHERLLLRGADRETAQWDSWRRDDGTWEVLLVYRVAGEPHSASWTYDPPRRLVQAVDDEARSLIGETDEVAAPEPSFPFVPRIARLPRDRPMDRALDRQIERPAPPPPEPEERVSGVSADERDSLTSLLEAVPSFRGDMIVPERPIQPEPPAIEPATGGPEADDPPAAAAGAGSAYADVLMPRAVAGHRDRLTGTTDRQAEADGVRPGRRAAVPSWDEIVFGTRRKKQD